One part of the Brevundimonas sp. NIBR11 genome encodes these proteins:
- a CDS encoding S9 family peptidase, protein MRTVLLASVFALTAGSAYAQANPAVLTPERVFANPSLNGPVAQGVSLSPDGELVAFLRARDDDVSVLDLWAAPTGQGEPFKLIDARALVPDAGELSEAEKARRERMRISQRGVVEYSWDEQGRYILAPLEGDIFLANREDGSVRRLTETEADEIDAKVSPEGNYVSFVRDQDLVVMNLSSGDEQAVTTDGDGLITWATAEFIAQEEMDRDTGYWWSPDEKYIALQRTDESPVDVIPRLDITGGGASVVEQRYPRAGRPNAIVDLYVQDVAAGRRVKVDLGTDTDIYLGRVNWSSDGKILYVQRESRDQQTLDLLRVDPATGASRVIATQTSEAWVDLTDDFRALSDGRFIWSDESTGWRHLYLYNADGTKVRAITSGDWPVKALNGVNERTGEVFFTASMRDARELPIEQQLFRTNMNRATTPVAITPAGGWWSASVNRTATAYVGDYSDPTTPPQSALYRIDGTRVRWIEENRLVEGHPFFPFVSRMREPEFGTLQSHGETLVWRMQTPPDFDPTKTYPVVMQVYGGPSTGAGVKRGWQSTTNQLLTEAGYIVFRLDNRGEGDRSAAFKQSLYRQMGVVEIEDQVLAANYLRSLPYVDDSRIAMMGWSYGGFMSLRAITEPAMGLASAAVGAPPTEWSLYDTHYTERFMSTPQDNPEGYAQADAIPRLDNLTGRMLLMHGMADDNVILENSTRVIDALQAKSIPFELMLYPGQRHGVRGNERQLQQWRMYLDFLDRTIGSRAPSAD, encoded by the coding sequence ATGCGCACAGTTCTTCTTGCTTCCGTCTTCGCCCTGACGGCCGGTTCGGCCTACGCTCAAGCCAATCCCGCCGTGCTCACGCCGGAGCGGGTGTTCGCCAATCCCAGCCTGAACGGCCCGGTGGCCCAAGGGGTCAGCCTGTCACCGGATGGAGAGCTGGTCGCCTTCCTGAGAGCGCGCGACGACGACGTCTCGGTGCTGGACCTGTGGGCCGCGCCTACGGGGCAGGGGGAGCCGTTCAAGCTGATCGACGCGCGCGCCCTCGTGCCCGACGCCGGCGAGCTGTCGGAGGCCGAGAAGGCCCGGCGCGAGCGGATGCGGATTTCGCAGCGCGGCGTGGTCGAATATTCGTGGGACGAACAGGGGCGCTACATCCTCGCGCCGCTGGAGGGCGACATCTTCCTGGCCAACCGGGAAGATGGCTCGGTGCGCCGCCTGACCGAAACCGAGGCCGACGAGATCGACGCCAAGGTCAGCCCCGAAGGCAACTACGTCAGCTTCGTGCGGGATCAGGATCTGGTGGTGATGAACCTGAGCTCGGGCGACGAGCAGGCGGTCACCACGGACGGCGACGGCCTGATCACCTGGGCGACGGCCGAGTTCATCGCTCAGGAAGAAATGGATCGCGACACCGGCTACTGGTGGAGCCCGGACGAAAAATACATCGCCCTGCAGCGCACGGACGAGAGCCCCGTCGACGTCATACCGCGCCTGGACATCACCGGCGGCGGGGCCAGCGTGGTCGAGCAGCGCTACCCGCGCGCGGGCCGGCCGAACGCCATCGTCGACCTGTATGTGCAGGACGTCGCCGCGGGACGTCGGGTCAAGGTCGACCTGGGGACCGATACCGACATCTATCTGGGCCGGGTGAACTGGTCGTCGGACGGGAAGATTCTCTACGTTCAGCGCGAGAGCCGCGATCAGCAGACGCTGGACCTGCTGCGCGTCGATCCGGCGACGGGCGCCTCGCGCGTGATCGCGACCCAGACGTCGGAGGCCTGGGTCGATCTGACCGACGACTTCCGCGCGCTTTCGGACGGCCGGTTCATCTGGTCGGACGAAAGCACCGGATGGCGACACCTGTATCTGTACAATGCCGACGGGACGAAGGTCCGGGCGATCACCTCGGGCGACTGGCCGGTCAAGGCGCTGAACGGCGTCAACGAGCGGACGGGCGAGGTGTTCTTCACCGCCTCGATGCGCGACGCCCGCGAGCTGCCGATCGAGCAGCAGCTGTTCCGCACCAACATGAACCGGGCGACGACCCCTGTGGCGATCACTCCGGCCGGCGGCTGGTGGAGCGCCTCGGTGAACCGGACGGCGACGGCCTATGTCGGCGACTACTCCGACCCGACCACCCCGCCGCAGTCGGCGCTCTACCGCATCGACGGGACGCGGGTGCGCTGGATCGAGGAGAACCGGCTGGTCGAGGGGCACCCCTTCTTCCCGTTCGTGTCGCGGATGCGCGAGCCGGAGTTCGGCACCTTGCAGAGCCACGGGGAGACCCTGGTCTGGCGCATGCAGACGCCGCCCGACTTCGATCCGACGAAGACCTATCCGGTCGTGATGCAGGTCTATGGCGGTCCGAGCACCGGCGCGGGCGTCAAGCGCGGCTGGCAATCGACGACCAATCAACTGTTGACCGAGGCCGGATACATCGTCTTCCGCCTCGACAACCGGGGCGAGGGCGACCGCTCGGCGGCGTTCAAGCAAAGCCTCTATCGCCAGATGGGTGTCGTTGAGATCGAGGATCAGGTGTTGGCAGCCAACTATCTGAGGTCGCTCCCCTATGTGGACGACAGCCGTATCGCTATGATGGGCTGGTCCTACGGCGGGTTCATGAGTCTGAGGGCCATCACGGAGCCCGCGATGGGTCTCGCTTCGGCCGCTGTGGGGGCGCCGCCGACGGAGTGGAGCCTCTACGACACCCACTACACCGAGCGCTTCATGTCGACGCCGCAGGACAATCCGGAAGGCTATGCCCAGGCCGACGCCATCCCGCGCCTGGACAACCTGACCGGCCGGATGCTGTTGATGCACGGCATGGCGGACGACAACGTCATCCTGGAGAACTCGACGCGGGTCATCGACGCGCTCCAGGCCAAATCCATTCCGTTCGAACTGATGCTCTATCCCGGCCAGAGGCACGGGGTGCGGGGCAACGAAAGGCAGCTGCAACAATGGCGCATGTATCTCGACTTCCTCGATCGCACGATCGGATCGCGGGCGCCGTCGGCGGACTGA
- a CDS encoding amidase: MAHVSRLPRSHDRIAGAVGGLILAGLSAPAFAQDTAPMLAEQAAGAEARCAHLTIIEGPAARDTGAMMLNCQADAAWTHSVIRWATSTDVAAYVASGAEGLPIFLKDNIETAEMPTTAGSLALAENAPGRDAPLVTRLREAGFFIMGKTNLSEWANIRSTRSISGWSAVGGLTPNPHDTTRTACGSSSGSAVAVSTGYAPVAIGTETNGSIVCPASVNGVVGFKPTVGLVSRTHIVPISHSQDTAGPIADTVEHAARVMNAIAGSDPADAATAEADARKVDYVAALDANSLRGARIGVMRFLANNFSDDTKAAFETSLQAMRDAGAELVEVAEGPDMRAIGGGQLLVLLTELKADLNAYLASTDPTQVPTRTLADVIAFNAAEPRETVLFGQELFERAEATKGLDDPEYVEARDRIQRLAGPEGIDRMMAANNVVALVSPTTSRAWTNDRDDDDEGQGSSSTLAAVAGYPHLTVPMGMDRGMPVGISFIAGKWQDATVLSLGYAFEQRRARAN; encoded by the coding sequence ATGGCGCATGTATCTCGACTTCCTCGATCGCACGATCGGATCGCGGGCGCCGTCGGCGGACTGATCCTCGCCGGACTGTCGGCGCCGGCGTTCGCACAGGACACGGCGCCGATGCTGGCGGAGCAGGCGGCCGGTGCGGAGGCGCGTTGCGCTCACCTGACGATCATCGAGGGGCCCGCCGCTCGAGATACAGGGGCCATGATGCTGAACTGCCAGGCGGATGCTGCGTGGACGCATTCGGTGATCCGATGGGCTACGTCGACCGACGTCGCCGCCTATGTGGCGAGTGGGGCCGAGGGCCTGCCGATCTTTTTGAAGGACAACATCGAGACCGCCGAGATGCCGACGACGGCGGGTTCGCTGGCCTTGGCCGAAAACGCACCGGGACGCGATGCGCCCTTGGTGACAAGGCTGCGCGAAGCCGGCTTCTTCATCATGGGCAAGACCAATCTGTCGGAGTGGGCGAACATCCGCTCGACCCGGTCGATCAGCGGATGGAGCGCGGTCGGCGGCCTGACGCCCAACCCGCATGACACCACGCGGACGGCCTGTGGGTCGTCATCGGGCAGCGCGGTCGCGGTCTCAACGGGGTATGCGCCTGTCGCCATCGGGACGGAGACCAACGGCTCCATCGTCTGCCCGGCTTCGGTCAACGGCGTGGTCGGGTTCAAGCCCACCGTGGGTTTGGTCAGCCGCACCCATATCGTCCCGATCAGCCATTCGCAGGACACCGCCGGGCCGATCGCCGATACGGTCGAGCACGCGGCGCGGGTGATGAACGCCATCGCCGGGTCGGACCCCGCCGACGCCGCGACGGCCGAGGCGGATGCGCGCAAGGTCGACTATGTCGCCGCGCTGGATGCAAACTCGCTGCGCGGCGCGCGGATCGGGGTGATGCGGTTCCTGGCGAACAACTTCTCCGACGATACGAAGGCGGCGTTCGAAACCTCGCTGCAGGCCATGCGCGACGCCGGCGCCGAGCTGGTGGAGGTCGCCGAAGGGCCCGACATGCGCGCGATCGGCGGCGGCCAACTGCTGGTTCTGCTGACCGAGCTCAAGGCAGATCTGAACGCCTATTTGGCCTCGACCGACCCGACGCAGGTGCCGACCCGAACCCTCGCCGACGTCATCGCCTTCAACGCCGCCGAGCCGCGAGAGACAGTCCTGTTCGGACAGGAGCTGTTCGAGCGCGCCGAAGCGACCAAGGGACTGGACGATCCAGAGTATGTGGAGGCGCGCGACCGGATCCAGCGTCTGGCCGGGCCCGAGGGCATAGACCGGATGATGGCCGCCAACAATGTCGTGGCCCTGGTGTCGCCGACGACCTCACGCGCGTGGACCAACGACCGCGACGACGACGATGAGGGGCAGGGCTCGTCCAGCACCCTGGCCGCCGTGGCCGGCTATCCGCACCTGACCGTGCCGATGGGAATGGATCGCGGGATGCCGGTCGGGATCAGCTTCATCGCCGGCAAGTGGCAGGACGCCACGGTCCTGTCGCTGGGCTATGCGTTCGAGCAGCGGCGGGCGCGGGCCAACTGA
- a CDS encoding low affinity iron permease family protein: MEKLFVRFATLTAKVAGKPWTFIACVGIVLVWAVSGPVFKFNETWQLVINTGTTIITFLMVFLIQNTQNRDGAAMQAKLDELVYAVKQADSRFIGIEHLTEAELDAILEEVEKRGLAVQAGKPARPIKGKPGLRAEDLEADAPKKASPSRAQAK; the protein is encoded by the coding sequence ATGGAAAAGCTGTTCGTCCGGTTCGCCACGCTGACCGCCAAGGTGGCGGGCAAGCCTTGGACCTTCATCGCCTGCGTCGGGATCGTACTGGTCTGGGCGGTGTCGGGGCCGGTGTTCAAGTTCAACGAGACCTGGCAGCTGGTGATCAACACCGGGACGACCATCATCACCTTCCTGATGGTCTTCCTGATCCAGAATACCCAGAACCGCGACGGAGCGGCGATGCAGGCCAAGCTGGATGAGCTGGTCTACGCCGTGAAACAGGCGGACAGCCGGTTCATCGGCATCGAACACCTGACCGAGGCGGAGCTGGACGCCATCCTGGAGGAGGTCGAGAAGCGCGGCCTCGCCGTGCAGGCCGGCAAGCCGGCTCGGCCGATCAAGGGCAAGCCCGGCTTGCGGGCCGAAGACCTCGAGGCCGATGCGCCGAAGAAGGCCTCGCCGTCCCGGGCTCAGGCGAAATGA
- a CDS encoding SemiSWEET transporter: MSDLAANVVGTAAAACSIVSFAPQMIKIWKERDASSVSLKTYSLTVTCFILWVVYGVLSGAWPIIVANACALVMASGVLVMKWRFRDGDPG; this comes from the coding sequence ATGAGCGACCTGGCGGCCAATGTCGTCGGCACCGCCGCGGCGGCCTGTTCGATCGTCAGCTTCGCCCCGCAGATGATCAAGATCTGGAAGGAGCGCGACGCCTCGTCCGTGTCGCTGAAGACCTATTCCCTGACCGTGACCTGTTTCATCCTGTGGGTCGTCTACGGCGTGCTGAGCGGGGCGTGGCCGATCATCGTCGCCAACGCCTGCGCCCTGGTCATGGCCAGCGGGGTGCTGGTTATGAAGTGGCGGTTCCGAGACGGCGATCCCGGCTAA